A region from the Salidesulfovibrio onnuriiensis genome encodes:
- a CDS encoding DUF401 family protein translates to MELLATSLPFIKVLAAFSVMLAGIRFKIGLGLSILLGSLALGFMFGLGPLQWAEAGAVALVQEKFLLLAAIVGLILILSDALERSGQSRRLMDAISGYLKSPRLRLAFFPALIGLLPMPGGAIFSAPMLKSVSERMDIGDMDRATLNYWFRHIWELAWPLYPGMILTAALADLPILSIISRTGLGLPIMMTLGWIFFLRPGVLPAEQLVAEDSENGRDWRRAVVEGLPLVIAIVGGLGLEGVIASFLPWLPFELGVIAALVAAIGCIMAQNRLGTGFLKSVLAKKGLHSMLFVIVSIFVFKDVMHAAHVVDAMARAAGGEAALLASAVFLPFLVGMVSGINVAFVGATFPLLIGVLQTLNMQDQLIPYVVLGSFCGFAGVMISPIHICFILTCEYFGVNLAAAWRRVVVPCLLLISCGVAWFWILK, encoded by the coding sequence ATGGAACTGCTCGCCACTTCGCTTCCGTTCATCAAGGTTCTTGCCGCGTTCTCCGTCATGCTCGCGGGTATCCGCTTCAAGATCGGCCTGGGTTTGTCCATCCTGCTGGGCAGCCTGGCCCTGGGGTTCATGTTCGGACTCGGGCCGCTGCAATGGGCCGAAGCCGGGGCTGTGGCCCTGGTCCAGGAAAAGTTCCTGCTCCTTGCGGCCATCGTGGGGCTGATCCTTATCCTGTCCGACGCCCTGGAGCGTTCAGGCCAATCCCGGCGGCTCATGGATGCCATTTCCGGGTACCTGAAAAGCCCGCGTCTGCGCTTGGCCTTTTTCCCGGCCCTCATAGGACTGCTGCCCATGCCGGGCGGGGCCATCTTTTCCGCGCCCATGCTCAAGTCCGTGTCCGAACGCATGGACATCGGCGACATGGACCGCGCCACGCTCAACTACTGGTTCCGGCATATCTGGGAGCTGGCCTGGCCCCTATATCCGGGCATGATCCTGACCGCGGCCCTGGCGGACCTGCCCATCCTGAGCATCATCTCCCGCACCGGGCTGGGGCTGCCCATCATGATGACCCTGGGCTGGATCTTCTTTTTGCGGCCGGGAGTGCTGCCCGCAGAACAGCTGGTGGCCGAGGATTCGGAGAACGGGCGCGACTGGCGCAGGGCCGTGGTGGAAGGGCTGCCGCTGGTCATCGCCATCGTGGGCGGTCTGGGACTGGAGGGCGTGATCGCCTCGTTCCTTCCCTGGCTGCCGTTCGAACTGGGCGTCATTGCCGCCCTGGTGGCGGCCATCGGCTGCATCATGGCCCAGAACCGGCTGGGAACAGGATTTCTCAAGAGTGTGCTGGCCAAGAAGGGCCTGCACTCCATGCTTTTCGTCATTGTCTCCATTTTCGTGTTCAAGGACGTCATGCACGCGGCCCACGTGGTGGACGCCATGGCCCGGGCCGCGGGCGGGGAGGCCGCGCTGCTGGCCTCGGCCGTGTTCCTGCCGTTTCTGGTGGGCATGGTCTCGGGCATCAACGTGGCCTTTGTGGGCGCAACCTTCCCGCTGCTTATCGGCGTGCTGCAGACCCTGAACATGCAGGACCAGCTCATTCCCTATGTGGTGCTGGGCTCGTTCTGCGGGTTCGCCGGGGTCATGATCTCGCCCATCCACATCTGCTTCATCCTTACCTGCGAATACTTCGGCGTGAACCTGGCGGCCGCCTGGCGCAGGGTGGTCGTGCCTTGCCTGCTGCTGATCTCCTGCGGCGTGGCCTGGTTCTGGATATTGAAATGA
- a CDS encoding 2-hydroxyacid dehydrogenase → MKQYKVYVTRMIPQKGIDLLESVADVTVNPYDAPLPGNELLREMKAGGYDGVLGLLTDRIDGEFFDACQSLKGYANYAVGYDNIDVPEATRRGIPVSNTPGVLTDATAECAWALLFATARRVVEADRVMRSGVWEGWGPLQFIGGDIRGKTLGIVGAGRIGTATALMSRGFGMKVLYTSSSNRRNKVLDAELNAELVPFEELLERSDFVSIHTPLTPGTRHLFDSAAFSRMKKTAYLINTARGPVIREDDLVRALKSGEIAGAGLDVFENEPAMAPGLAGLDNVIVLPHVGSATHSSRNGMAQLAARNLIAMLKGDRPETCLNPELFE, encoded by the coding sequence ATGAAACAATACAAGGTATACGTCACCCGGATGATCCCGCAAAAGGGAATAGACCTGCTTGAAAGCGTGGCGGACGTGACCGTCAATCCCTACGACGCCCCCCTGCCCGGAAACGAACTGCTGCGCGAAATGAAGGCCGGCGGCTATGACGGCGTGCTGGGCCTTCTCACCGACAGGATCGACGGAGAATTCTTCGACGCCTGCCAAAGCCTCAAGGGCTATGCGAACTACGCCGTGGGCTACGACAACATCGACGTTCCCGAGGCCACCCGGCGCGGCATCCCGGTCTCGAACACGCCGGGCGTGCTCACGGACGCCACCGCGGAATGCGCCTGGGCGCTCCTGTTCGCCACGGCCCGCAGGGTGGTGGAGGCGGACAGGGTCATGCGTTCCGGAGTCTGGGAGGGCTGGGGGCCCCTGCAATTCATCGGCGGGGACATCAGGGGCAAGACCCTGGGCATTGTCGGCGCGGGACGCATCGGCACGGCCACCGCGCTCATGTCCCGGGGCTTCGGCATGAAGGTGCTCTACACCAGTTCCTCCAACCGCAGGAACAAAGTGCTCGACGCAGAGCTGAACGCCGAGTTGGTGCCCTTCGAGGAACTGCTGGAGCGATCGGACTTTGTTTCCATCCACACGCCCCTCACCCCGGGCACCAGGCACCTGTTCGACAGCGCAGCATTCTCGCGCATGAAGAAGACCGCCTATCTCATCAACACGGCGCGCGGCCCGGTCATCAGGGAAGACGATCTGGTCAGAGCGCTCAAGTCAGGGGAAATCGCCGGGGCGGGCCTGGATGTCTTCGAGAACGAGCCCGCCATGGCTCCGGGCCTTGCGGGGCTCGACAACGTGATCGTCCTGCCCCACGTGGGCTCTGCCACCCATTCCTCCAGAAACGGCATGGCCCAGCTTGCCGCGCGCAATCTTATCGCCATGCTCAAGGGCGACAGGCCGGAAACCTGCCTCAACCCGGAGTTGTTCGAGTAA
- a CDS encoding ABC transporter substrate-binding protein: MKRFALVLVCLLLAAGSAFASVKNPDTLTVVHANTTITLDPGTCYSSTAFGKIQNIYEPLIFFKGSTTDEFVPVLATEVPTKANGGISGDGTVYTFKIRKGVKFHNGNDLTPEDVAYTLKRAMIIDQNGGPSWMLLEALFDIGSTRGDDGKMIPGVAERIDKAVTVKGDTVSIKLDRPFPPFLAILCYSNGYIIDKEWAIENGCWDGTVANAAKYNNPNVGSEPLHHKVNGTGPYRLAEWEPSVRMVFTRNDNYWGDRPEVKTAVYQIVNEWSTRKLMLQNGDVDRAQVDDTYVSEAMDMQDVAFFQSPELTMFAAFLNQDVVAKGNPYSGSGKLDGQGIPHDFLADVNVRKAFAHCFDRETYKQDVFEGRTILPTSPVIEGLPYHKDVPVHGFDLEKAAEYMKKAFGGKVWEKGFKMNIIYFSGKTTCEAAALMLAENMNSLNPKFKVEVLDVSLKDFNSLYRQRVFPIFITGWGADYPDPHNFAQPFMHSMGAYGKASSLHDDEVDALIEKGIAVVDPDERRTIYERLQDVYYEKALGIPLFQPTQFRAYRSWVQGYVPHPMTTDAMEKFYELRK; the protein is encoded by the coding sequence ATGAAACGCTTTGCTCTTGTGCTTGTCTGTCTGCTGCTGGCGGCGGGCTCCGCTTTCGCCTCGGTGAAGAATCCGGACACCCTCACCGTGGTCCACGCCAACACCACCATCACGCTCGATCCGGGCACCTGCTACAGTTCCACGGCCTTCGGCAAGATCCAGAACATTTACGAGCCGCTTATCTTTTTCAAGGGATCGACCACGGACGAGTTCGTGCCCGTGCTGGCCACCGAGGTCCCCACCAAGGCCAATGGCGGTATTTCCGGGGACGGCACGGTCTATACCTTCAAGATCCGCAAGGGCGTCAAGTTTCACAACGGCAACGACCTGACCCCGGAAGACGTGGCCTACACGCTCAAGCGGGCCATGATCATCGACCAGAACGGCGGTCCGTCATGGATGCTGCTGGAGGCCCTGTTCGATATCGGCTCCACCCGGGGCGACGACGGCAAGATGATCCCCGGCGTTGCCGAACGCATCGACAAGGCCGTCACGGTCAAGGGCGATACCGTGTCCATCAAGCTGGACCGCCCGTTCCCCCCGTTCCTGGCCATCCTGTGCTATTCCAACGGCTACATCATCGACAAGGAATGGGCCATCGAGAACGGCTGCTGGGACGGCACCGTGGCCAACGCGGCCAAGTACAACAACCCCAACGTGGGCAGCGAACCACTGCACCACAAGGTCAACGGCACCGGCCCTTACAGGCTGGCCGAGTGGGAGCCCAGCGTTCGCATGGTCTTTACCCGCAACGACAACTACTGGGGAGACAGGCCCGAGGTGAAAACGGCCGTCTATCAGATCGTCAACGAGTGGTCCACGCGCAAGCTCATGCTCCAGAACGGGGACGTTGACCGCGCCCAGGTGGACGACACCTATGTCTCCGAGGCCATGGACATGCAGGACGTGGCGTTTTTCCAGTCTCCGGAATTGACCATGTTCGCGGCCTTCCTGAATCAGGATGTGGTTGCCAAGGGCAATCCCTACAGCGGCAGCGGCAAGCTGGACGGCCAGGGAATTCCGCACGACTTCCTTGCGGACGTCAACGTGCGCAAGGCCTTTGCCCATTGTTTCGACCGCGAGACCTACAAGCAGGACGTGTTCGAGGGGCGGACCATCCTGCCCACCAGCCCCGTCATCGAGGGCCTGCCCTATCACAAGGACGTGCCCGTGCACGGGTTCGACCTGGAAAAGGCCGCCGAATACATGAAAAAGGCCTTTGGCGGCAAGGTCTGGGAAAAGGGCTTCAAGATGAACATCATCTACTTCTCGGGCAAGACCACCTGCGAGGCCGCAGCCCTGATGCTGGCCGAGAACATGAATTCCCTGAACCCCAAGTTCAAGGTGGAAGTGCTGGACGTGTCCCTCAAGGACTTCAATTCCCTGTACCGCCAGCGCGTGTTTCCCATCTTCATCACCGGTTGGGGCGCGGACTATCCCGACCCGCACAACTTTGCCCAGCCGTTCATGCACTCCATGGGCGCCTACGGCAAGGCCTCCAGCCTGCACGACGATGAAGTGGACGCGCTCATCGAGAAGGGCATTGCCGTGGTGGACCCGGACGAACGGCGGACCATCTACGAGCGGCTTCAGGACGTCTACTATGAAAAGGCACTGGGCATTCCGCTGTTCCAGCCCACCCAGTTCCGCGCCTACCGTTCCTGGGTGCAGGGCTATGTCCCGCATCCCATGACCACCGACGCCATGGAGAAGTTCTACGAGTTAAGGAAATAG
- a CDS encoding LysR family transcriptional regulator — MEFRHLKTFSVVARHLNFTRASVELHYAQSSVSAQIQALEDDLGVKLFDRIGKRIVLTEAGERLWGYARRMLDMTEEIRAEVAESGEARGSLTMRVPETLSAFHLVPVLEEFHKEYPRVRVTFIPCDDSGLREELNTGAIDLAFLMTDDVTMDHVNVRMLGTERLVLAASPGHRLAGLSEVRPEDMEGETRLMCRADCRYRKPFEALLRDGGVSTDLLQFSNLRVLKACLDRAMGFTIIPERTIRADLASGRYVELPWTGDYNETSIIMIWHSEKWRSPVLRSFMDRVEKTFSTD; from the coding sequence GTGGAATTCAGGCATTTGAAAACATTCTCCGTGGTGGCTCGGCATCTCAATTTTACCCGTGCGTCTGTGGAGTTGCACTATGCGCAGTCTTCGGTTTCGGCCCAGATCCAGGCTCTTGAGGATGATCTGGGTGTGAAGCTTTTCGACCGAATCGGCAAACGAATCGTGCTCACTGAAGCCGGAGAACGATTGTGGGGATACGCCAGACGCATGCTGGACATGACCGAGGAAATCCGGGCAGAAGTGGCGGAGTCCGGCGAGGCGCGGGGCAGCCTGACCATGCGGGTGCCCGAAACCTTGAGCGCCTTTCATCTGGTGCCGGTGCTGGAGGAGTTTCATAAGGAATACCCGCGAGTGCGGGTTACCTTTATCCCTTGCGACGACAGCGGGCTGCGCGAGGAGTTGAACACCGGAGCCATTGACCTGGCCTTTCTCATGACCGACGACGTGACCATGGACCACGTGAATGTGCGTATGCTCGGCACCGAGCGGTTGGTGCTCGCCGCGTCGCCTGGGCATCGGTTGGCAGGACTTTCGGAAGTACGCCCGGAGGACATGGAAGGGGAGACCCGGCTCATGTGCCGGGCGGATTGCCGCTACCGCAAGCCCTTTGAGGCTCTGCTGCGGGACGGGGGAGTCTCGACCGACCTGCTGCAGTTTTCCAACCTGCGCGTGCTCAAGGCCTGCCTGGATCGGGCCATGGGCTTCACCATCATTCCCGAGAGAACCATTCGCGCGGACCTGGCTTCGGGCCGGTATGTGGAGTTGCCATGGACCGGCGACTACAATGAAACCAGCATCATTATGATCTGGCATAGTGAAAAGTGGCGGTCGCCCGTGCTGAGATCTTTCATGGATCGGGTGGAAAAGACTTTCAGCACAGACTGA
- a CDS encoding TraR/DksA family transcriptional regulator: MTENQKKQFKEAVAREMEEIRAEIPRLEEQCKPVAPDASLGRLTRMDNIVNQSVAQKQLSHLKTRLLRLEAALRNVDEDPDFGLCLECGDPIPMARLLAMPESELCVECAE, encoded by the coding sequence ATGACCGAGAATCAGAAAAAGCAATTCAAGGAAGCAGTGGCCAGGGAAATGGAAGAAATCCGGGCGGAAATCCCCCGCCTGGAGGAACAATGCAAGCCCGTGGCGCCGGACGCGTCCCTGGGGCGGCTGACCCGCATGGACAACATCGTCAATCAGTCCGTGGCCCAGAAGCAGCTTTCCCACCTCAAGACCCGCCTGCTCAGGCTGGAGGCGGCCCTCAGGAACGTGGACGAGGATCCGGACTTCGGCCTGTGCCTGGAGTGCGGCGACCCCATCCCCATGGCCCGGCTCCTGGCCATGCCCGAAAGCGAACTCTGCGTGGAGTGCGCGGAGTAA
- a CDS encoding 4Fe-4S binding protein has product MPLIKQSTRDYWNEAKREGLTFWERVHGYIYARWAFHYIGIAKGRHKLLTFLLIPAIWLLDRHSPFKGAEDARPGDQNQKRPSFADTYHGKAIPLETATKLVNIGMAVNTELPEQVIPYTRARRIILENPARIAVLDCPCRSASKNPCLPLDVCLIMGDPMVSFILEHHPGRSREIDAAEAERILKQCNARGNVAHAFFKDVMLSRFYAICNCCSCCCGAMQAHKAGCHMLTSSGYLAEVDEEKCVSCGQCAQYCQFKAIGFRKGSAFIRPKRCMGCGVCVDKCNKGALSLRLAPEKGMPLEVDKLGSVSPRQ; this is encoded by the coding sequence ATGCCCCTCATCAAACAATCCACCAGGGACTACTGGAACGAGGCCAAACGGGAAGGCCTGACCTTCTGGGAACGCGTGCACGGCTATATCTATGCGCGCTGGGCCTTTCACTACATCGGCATAGCTAAGGGCAGGCACAAGCTCCTGACCTTCCTGCTCATCCCGGCCATCTGGCTCCTGGACCGCCACTCGCCGTTCAAGGGGGCCGAGGACGCCAGGCCGGGCGACCAGAACCAGAAACGGCCGTCCTTTGCAGACACCTACCATGGCAAGGCCATCCCCCTGGAGACGGCCACCAAGCTGGTAAATATCGGCATGGCCGTGAACACAGAGCTTCCCGAGCAGGTCATCCCCTACACCCGCGCCCGGCGGATCATCCTCGAAAACCCGGCCCGCATCGCCGTGCTGGACTGTCCCTGCCGCTCCGCCTCGAAAAATCCCTGCCTGCCCTTGGACGTCTGCCTGATCATGGGCGACCCCATGGTTTCCTTCATTCTGGAACACCACCCGGGCCGAAGCCGCGAAATCGACGCGGCCGAAGCCGAACGCATCCTCAAGCAGTGCAACGCGCGCGGCAATGTGGCCCACGCCTTTTTCAAAGACGTGATGCTCAGCCGCTTCTACGCCATCTGCAACTGCTGCTCCTGCTGCTGCGGGGCCATGCAGGCGCACAAGGCGGGCTGCCACATGCTGACCTCCTCGGGCTACCTGGCCGAGGTGGACGAGGAAAAATGCGTTTCCTGCGGCCAATGCGCGCAGTACTGCCAGTTCAAGGCCATCGGCTTCCGCAAGGGCTCCGCCTTCATCCGTCCCAAGCGCTGCATGGGCTGCGGCGTGTGCGTGGACAAATGCAACAAGGGCGCGCTTTCGCTCCGGCTGGCCCCGGAAAAAGGCATGCCTCTGGAAGTGGATAAACTGGGAAGCGTCTCTCCCCGCCAATAG
- a CDS encoding LexA family protein, whose product MISFKQCEHSCVLGKPVPRERLVRLAGGRVAAGFPSPAEEYLERTLDLHELLVQRPEATYFVRVSGDSMLGAGIHDGDILVVDRSLTPRNNSVVIASVSNDFTVKRLRLRPDGPPLLMAENPGYDPIAVTPDSEFEIWGVVLHVIHSLQS is encoded by the coding sequence ATGATTTCTTTCAAGCAATGTGAACACTCTTGCGTGCTGGGCAAGCCCGTCCCGCGCGAACGGCTGGTGCGTCTGGCGGGCGGCCGTGTGGCCGCGGGGTTTCCCTCGCCCGCCGAGGAGTATCTGGAGCGGACCCTGGACCTGCACGAGCTTCTGGTGCAACGGCCCGAGGCCACCTATTTCGTGCGCGTGTCCGGCGATTCCATGCTCGGTGCGGGGATTCACGACGGCGATATCCTGGTGGTGGACCGTTCCCTGACCCCGCGCAACAACAGCGTGGTCATTGCCTCGGTGAGCAACGACTTCACGGTCAAGCGGCTCCGGCTGCGGCCGGACGGGCCGCCTCTCCTGATGGCCGAAAATCCCGGTTACGATCCCATTGCCGTCACCCCGGATTCGGAGTTTGAAATCTGGGGCGTGGTGCTGCACGTGATCCATTCACTCCAGTCGTAG
- a CDS encoding Y-family DNA polymerase, which translates to MAKFALVDCNNFYASCERVFRPDLRDTPIVVLSNNDGCIIARSAEAKAAGIPMGAPYFKCRAQLERCGVEAFSSNYALYGDMSARVMRVLDRFVPRLEIYSIDEAFADLSGVPGGALQYARRLRATVCQWTGIPVSIGIGPTKTLAKVANRFAKKQARCRGVFDFGASPDPDLVLDWTDVGDVWGIGRKHAKRLRAMGVNTAREFRDLDRDWVRRKMSVTGLHTLLELRGMPCFGLDNCPAPKKNIVSSRSFGRPVKTLDDMREAVACYVTRAAEKLRRQRSTASGIMVFLHTNKFIANLPQYSNSEYAPVHPATMHTPTLIRAAHQLLERIWRDGYSYKKGGVMLSGLEPAHGRWLSLLELPPDDRPQDGPLMRALDGINARWGRDTVLFAASGLKRDWRMRRERRSPRYTTAWAELPVVRA; encoded by the coding sequence ATGGCAAAGTTCGCCCTGGTGGACTGCAACAACTTCTATGCCTCCTGCGAGCGGGTGTTCCGGCCGGACCTGCGGGATACGCCCATCGTGGTGCTCTCCAACAACGACGGCTGCATCATTGCCCGGTCCGCCGAGGCCAAGGCCGCGGGCATTCCCATGGGCGCGCCGTACTTCAAGTGCCGGGCGCAGCTGGAGCGGTGCGGGGTGGAGGCCTTTTCCTCCAATTACGCGCTGTACGGCGACATGTCCGCGCGGGTCATGCGGGTGCTGGACCGGTTTGTGCCGCGCCTGGAGATCTATTCCATCGACGAGGCCTTTGCCGACCTTTCCGGCGTGCCGGGGGGGGCATTGCAGTATGCCCGGCGGCTGCGCGCCACAGTCTGTCAGTGGACCGGAATCCCTGTGTCCATAGGCATCGGCCCCACCAAGACCCTGGCCAAGGTGGCCAACCGGTTCGCCAAGAAACAGGCCCGTTGCCGGGGCGTGTTCGACTTCGGTGCATCGCCGGATCCCGATCTGGTGCTGGACTGGACGGACGTGGGCGATGTCTGGGGCATCGGGCGAAAGCATGCCAAACGGTTGCGCGCCATGGGCGTGAACACGGCCCGGGAGTTCCGGGACCTGGACCGCGACTGGGTCCGTAGGAAAATGTCCGTCACTGGCCTGCACACCCTGCTGGAACTGCGCGGCATGCCGTGCTTCGGCCTGGACAACTGCCCGGCACCCAAGAAGAACATTGTCTCTTCCCGGTCCTTCGGCAGGCCCGTGAAGACCCTGGACGACATGCGCGAGGCCGTGGCCTGCTACGTGACCCGGGCGGCCGAGAAGCTGCGCCGCCAGCGGTCCACCGCGTCCGGGATCATGGTCTTCCTGCACACCAACAAGTTCATCGCCAACCTTCCCCAGTACTCCAACTCCGAATACGCGCCCGTGCACCCGGCCACCATGCATACGCCCACCCTGATCCGGGCCGCGCACCAGCTCCTGGAGCGCATCTGGCGCGACGGGTATTCCTACAAGAAGGGCGGGGTCATGCTTTCGGGTCTGGAACCGGCCCATGGCCGCTGGCTGAGCCTGCTGGAGCTGCCTCCGGACGACCGTCCGCAGGACGGCCCGCTCATGAGGGCGCTGGACGGCATCAACGCCCGCTGGGGACGGGATACCGTGCTGTTCGCGGCCTCGGGCCTGAAGCGGGACTGGCGCATGCGCCGGGAGAGGCGTTCGCCCCGGTACACCACTGCATGGGCCGAGCTGCCCGTGGTGCGGGCGTGA
- a CDS encoding phosphotransferase enzyme family protein, which produces MEDGFRTVLKMWEIDSDRLRSDIFVPGSSERCVQRHVVEDGDGSFWVLERLFPSQHERRERIGRALSVLRDAGLPVLYYRPGPDGGFVVRENNYHWQLAPYVPGDPLPQPDFVDHPERGEALADFLIALRREGAGIREFDQEPDFDLPAYADELMDTLGTRKPELHRELAPIREALAPLFEAWGDLPRCLCHGDFHPLNVIWKGMDVAAVIDWEFAGQRPVLYDAANCLGCVGIEDPQALGNGLAPAMLGKMHGAGLLDEVSFGFLPHLLLGLRFAWMSEWLRRKDAEMQELELDYMTLLARNLESLGRMWRSRMT; this is translated from the coding sequence TTGGAAGACGGCTTTCGTACTGTATTGAAAATGTGGGAGATCGATTCCGATCGGCTCCGTTCCGACATATTCGTCCCCGGCAGCTCCGAGCGTTGCGTGCAGCGTCATGTGGTGGAGGACGGGGACGGCAGCTTCTGGGTTTTGGAGCGGCTTTTCCCGAGCCAGCACGAGCGTCGCGAGCGTATTGGCCGCGCCCTGTCCGTGCTGCGGGATGCGGGTCTGCCCGTGCTTTACTACCGGCCCGGCCCGGACGGCGGGTTTGTGGTGCGGGAAAACAACTACCACTGGCAGCTTGCCCCGTATGTGCCGGGCGATCCCCTGCCCCAGCCGGATTTCGTGGATCACCCGGAGCGCGGCGAGGCCCTGGCCGATTTTCTCATTGCCCTGCGCCGGGAAGGGGCGGGCATCCGCGAGTTCGACCAGGAGCCGGATTTTGACCTGCCCGCCTATGCCGACGAACTTATGGACACCCTCGGGACCCGCAAGCCCGAGCTGCACCGCGAACTCGCGCCCATCCGTGAGGCGCTGGCCCCGTTGTTCGAGGCCTGGGGCGACCTGCCGCGCTGCCTGTGCCATGGCGACTTCCACCCCCTGAACGTCATCTGGAAGGGCATGGACGTGGCCGCGGTCATCGATTGGGAGTTTGCCGGGCAACGGCCCGTGCTCTATGATGCGGCCAACTGCCTGGGCTGCGTGGGCATCGAGGACCCGCAGGCCCTGGGCAACGGGCTGGCCCCGGCCATGCTGGGAAAAATGCACGGGGCCGGATTGCTGGACGAGGTCAGTTTCGGTTTTCTGCCGCATCTGCTTCTTGGATTGCGCTTTGCCTGGATGTCCGAATGGCTGCGCCGCAAGGATGCGGAAATGCAGGAACTGGAGCTGGACTACATGACCTTGCTGGCCCGCAATTTGGAATCCCTCGGTCGCATGTGGCGATCCCGCATGACATGA
- a CDS encoding pyridoxal phosphate-dependent aminotransferase, with the protein MTLKVSNRRGLVAQSEIRNMSIECARVKGVNLAQGVCDMPVPEPVIAGAEAAFAKGVNTYTRFDGRYELRRAIAEKHRRATGRETDPDKQVVVSNGATGAFYCACLALLNEGDEAIVFEPSYGYHLITFASLGITPRYVTLSPPDWKFTAQQLEDAVSERTRVLVLNTPSNPCGKVFSREELQLIADFAEAHDLFVFTDEIYEYFLYDGREHIPLASLPGMERRTITISGFSKIFSITGWRLGYCVCDPQWALAIGHFNDLVYVCAPAPLQLGAARGLDELESDYYAGVARDHQMKRDLFCAALAEVGLTPHVPQGAYYALADISSLPGGTAKERAMFLLHKTGVACVPGSAFYADDTGETLARFCYGREMDVLTEACNRLKRLK; encoded by the coding sequence ATGACCTTGAAGGTGAGCAACCGGCGTGGGCTCGTGGCCCAGTCGGAAATCCGCAACATGTCCATAGAATGCGCCCGGGTGAAGGGCGTGAACCTGGCCCAGGGCGTCTGCGACATGCCCGTGCCCGAACCGGTCATCGCCGGGGCCGAGGCGGCCTTTGCCAAGGGCGTGAACACCTATACCCGCTTTGACGGGCGCTACGAGCTGCGCCGGGCCATTGCCGAAAAGCACCGGCGCGCCACCGGGCGCGAGACCGACCCCGACAAACAGGTGGTGGTCAGCAACGGGGCCACCGGCGCGTTCTACTGCGCCTGTCTGGCCCTCCTCAACGAGGGCGACGAGGCCATTGTTTTCGAGCCGTCCTACGGCTACCACCTGATCACCTTCGCCAGCCTGGGCATCACGCCCCGCTACGTAACCCTTTCGCCGCCGGACTGGAAATTCACCGCGCAGCAGCTTGAGGACGCGGTTTCCGAACGCACCCGCGTGCTGGTGCTCAACACGCCCTCCAACCCCTGCGGCAAGGTCTTCAGCCGGGAGGAACTGCAACTCATTGCCGATTTTGCCGAGGCGCACGACCTGTTCGTATTCACGGACGAAATCTACGAGTACTTCCTCTACGACGGGCGCGAACACATTCCCCTGGCGTCCCTTCCCGGCATGGAGCGGCGCACCATCACCATTTCTGGCTTTTCCAAGATCTTCTCCATCACGGGCTGGCGGCTGGGCTATTGCGTGTGCGACCCGCAGTGGGCCCTGGCCATCGGGCACTTCAACGATCTGGTCTACGTCTGCGCCCCGGCCCCGCTCCAGCTCGGAGCCGCGCGCGGCCTGGACGAACTGGAAAGCGACTATTACGCGGGGGTCGCCCGGGACCACCAGATGAAGCGGGACCTGTTCTGCGCCGCCCTGGCCGAGGTCGGCCTGACGCCCCACGTACCGCAGGGAGCCTATTACGCCCTGGCCGACATCTCCTCCCTGCCCGGCGGCACGGCCAAGGAGCGGGCCATGTTCCTGCTCCACAAGACCGGCGTGGCCTGCGTGCCCGGCAGCGCCTTCTATGCCGACGACACCGGCGAAACCCTGGCGCGATTCTGCTACGGCCGGGAAATGGATGTCCTCACCGAGGCCTGCAACCGACTCAAGAGACTGAAATAG
- a CDS encoding C-GCAxxG-C-C family protein: protein MNEAAKRTLKYFDGTYHCAESVACGTAEAIGLEDPHGLARCAAAFGGGVGKTEQEMCGALAGALMVLGRMEGRTAPSPGWQELADRAAEFREQFEMMHGSTQCQALLDSMGEQNGMDKCRALAANTATLLMDMLRQPKTCKIQAANDCC from the coding sequence ATGAACGAGGCAGCAAAAAGAACACTTAAATATTTCGACGGCACCTACCACTGCGCCGAGTCGGTCGCCTGCGGAACTGCCGAGGCGATCGGACTGGAGGACCCGCACGGACTGGCCCGTTGTGCAGCGGCTTTCGGCGGCGGCGTCGGCAAAACCGAGCAGGAAATGTGCGGGGCCCTGGCCGGGGCTCTCATGGTGCTGGGACGAATGGAAGGCCGTACCGCTCCGAGTCCGGGCTGGCAGGAACTGGCCGACCGTGCGGCCGAGTTCCGCGAACAATTCGAAATGATGCACGGCAGCACCCAGTGCCAGGCCCTGCTCGACAGCATGGGAGAACAAAACGGCATGGACAAATGCCGAGCACTAGCCGCCAACACAGCGACGCTTCTCATGGACATGCTCCGGCAGCCCAAAACATGCAAAATCCAAGCGGCAAACGACTGCTGCTGA